One genomic window of Chanos chanos chromosome 13, fChaCha1.1, whole genome shotgun sequence includes the following:
- the LOC115826260 gene encoding mitochondrial import inner membrane translocase subunit tim16 isoform X2 → MAKYLAQIIVMGAQVLGRAFARALRQEFAASQAAAEARGRAGRQSAAASSITGMTLQEAQQILNVSTLSPEEIQKNYEHLFKVNEKSVGGSFYLQSKVVRAKERLDEELAIQKQNVPPEQKQET, encoded by the exons ATG GCTAAATATCTCGCCCAAATCATTGTGATGGGTGCTCAGGTGTTGGGGCGAGCGTTTGCACGAGCACTGCGTCAAGAATTTGCAG CCAGTCAAGCCGCAGCAGAGGCAAGGGGGCGGGCAGGGAGGCAATCTGCCGCGGCGTCCAGCATCACTGGAATGACCTTACAGGAAGCCCAGCAGATCCTAAATGTGTCCACGCTGTCCCCAGAGGAAATTCAGAAG AATTATGAGCATCTTTTCAAGGTTAATGAGAAGTCGGTTGGAGGCTCCTTCTACCTGCAATCTAAA GTGGTGAGAGCCAAGGAGCGTCTAGATGAAGAACTAGCAATTCAGAAACAGAACGTACCGCCAGAGCAAAAGCAGGAAACATAA
- the glis2b gene encoding zinc finger protein GLIS2b — MLSLDEPLDLKLPRGRINGRDRGSRSPPTLTPSPLHAKRARQLRMADDGTAVIVPASPASPHTGVPVVPQEKPEPPTPPAVDLSMSPSSRHAPCSPELSNGNGTSHIFSGETGHIRYVEGGASSQAFQFFVPIGGGGGLHLPSTMFIGPPKDKRASPDLSADEQLACRWRKCHLLFDSLQDLVDHVNDFHVKPEKDSGYCCHWEGCARKGRGFNARYKMLIHIRTHTNEKPHRCPTCNKSFSRLENLKIHNRSHTGEKPYICPYEGCNKRYSNSSDRFKHTRTHYVDKPYYCKMVGCLKRYTDPSSLRKHIKAHGHFVAQEPPAAGGVGSLLKSGQITGMSGSVGAGKESELTYVSGAHIIIPGAAAALLGSHSLQGLSGSLPLSPLSPRPLDLSTLGCPSSPPAGLGGTPILSFNGSPLGLTKSPLLSPAFSSSALGLPMVPVLGSERRGHSKGKARGEEGEDELSGGVLNLSTGASHDPLSWVVIPSGPVVLKPAVVN, encoded by the exons ATGCTGTCCTTGGATGAGCCGCTCGACCTGAAGCTCCCACGAGGGCGCATCAATGGAAGGGACAGAGGGTCCAGgtcaccccccaccctcactcCGTCCCCCCTGCACGCCAAGAGGGCACGACAGCTCCGCATGGCGGACGACGGCACGGCGGTCATCGTTCCGGCCTCCCCTGCCTCCCCACATACAG GCGTTCCGGTGGTACCCCAGGAAAAACCCGAGCCCCCTACACCCCCCGCAGTTGACCTCAGCATGTCCCCCTCCTCCCGCCACGCCCCTTGTTCTCCGGAACTCTCCAATGGCAACGGAACGTCACACATTTTCTCTGGG GAAACTGGCCATATTCGTTATGTGGAAGGGGGAGCGTCATCTCAAGCCTTCCAGTTTTTTGTGCCGATTGGAGGTGGGGGCGGGCTTCACTTGCCATCCACCATGTTCATTGGCCCACCCAAGGACAAACGCGCCTCTCCTGATCTCTCAGCGGATGAACAGCTGGCCTGTCGCTGGAGGAAG TGCCACCTGCTGTTCGACTCACTGCAGGACCTTGTGGACCATGTCAACGACTTCCATGTCAAGCCTGAAAAGGATTCTGGGTACTGTTGCCACTGGGAAGGGTGTGCGCGAAAAGGGCGGGGTTTCAATGCCAG GTACAAGATGTTGATTCACATCCGCACTCACACTAATGAGAAGCCCCACCGCTGTCCCACCTGCAACAAGAGCTTCTCACGCCTGGAGAACCTCAAAATCCACAACCGCTCACACACAG GAGAGAAGCCCTACATTTGTCCTTACGAAGGCTGTAACAAACGCTACTCCAACTCCAGTGACCGCttcaagcacacacgcacacactacgTGGACAAGCCTTACTACTGCAAGATGGTGGGCTGCTTGAAGCGTTACACAGACCCTAGCTCCTTACGAAAGCACATCAAGGCCCACGGGCACTTTGTGGCCCAGGAGCCGCCAGCTGCAGGTGGGGTTGGCTCCCTCCTAAAGTCAGGTCAGATTACGGGCATGAGCGGATCTGTTGGAGCGGGAAAAGAATCAGAGCTCACCTACGTCAGTGGGGCTCACATCATCATACCCGGGGCAGCAGCTGCCCTCTTGGGAAGCCACAGCCTCCAAGGTCTAAGTGgttctctccccctgtctcctctcagcCCCAGACCGCTGGACCTCAGTACCCTGGGTTGCCCGAGCTCCCCTCCTGCCGGGCTTGGGGGTACCCCAATCCTGTCCTTCAACGGCTCCCCTCTGGGCCTGACCAAATcgcctctgctctctcctgccttctcctcctccgCCCTGGGGCTACCTATGGTTCCTGTGCTGGGCTCAGAGCGCAGGGGCCACAGCAAGGGCAAGGCCAGGGGGGAGGAGGGCGAGGACGAGCTCTCCGGGGGCGTCCTCAACCTCTCCACCGGGGCGTCCCATGACCCCCTGTCCTGGGTCGTCATCCCCTCTGGCCCAGTGGTGTTGAAGCCAGCTGTGGTCAACTGA